Proteins encoded by one window of Lutibacter sp. A64:
- a CDS encoding SulP family inorganic anion transporter encodes MNLKKNIPILDWFPNYKKEWLKGDLGAGLTVGIMLIPQGIAYAMIAGLPPIYGLYTAMIPQIVYAIFGTSRQLAVGPAAMDSLIVASGVATLAQIGTENFIEFAILLAFMVGFLQVVFGFFKLGFLVNFLSRPVISGFTSAAALIIGLNQLKHLFGVQIMRDNKIQTLVIEVFKHVKEINWITLVIGISSIFILILLKRLKSKVPAALVVVVLGILLVRVFHLEQYGVQILGEIPKGLPDFIVPKFEKNTLIDLFPIALTLSFIAFLEAISVAKAIEIKHTGNKVKPNQELVAIGLGNIVGSFFQAYPSTGGLARTAVNNQAGAKTPLAAIISSLIVGITLLFLTPVFFYLPKAVLAGIIIVAVYSLLDFSTPKELLKYSKIELIILITTLIITATIGIKEGIFIGVMLSLIMLIYRSTKPHFAVLGQVKDTTFYRNVDRFEGLLNTTEDVLIVRFDAQLYFANISFFKDKLEEFVFEKGSKLKLIIIDGESINSIDSSGVFMLKELINKYKNRGIDIDFSGMKGPVRDVLDKSGVIEKIDYSNCFMSIQQAVDAFEDRKINKQIERKYFEYIKQTNR; translated from the coding sequence ATGAATTTAAAAAAAAACATACCAATTTTAGACTGGTTTCCTAACTATAAAAAAGAATGGTTAAAAGGTGATCTAGGTGCAGGTTTAACCGTAGGAATTATGTTAATTCCACAAGGAATTGCGTATGCTATGATTGCTGGTTTACCACCAATTTATGGATTATACACAGCTATGATTCCGCAAATTGTATACGCTATTTTCGGAACCTCACGTCAATTAGCAGTTGGTCCTGCTGCAATGGATTCTTTAATAGTTGCTTCTGGAGTTGCTACATTGGCTCAAATAGGAACAGAAAATTTTATTGAGTTTGCAATATTATTAGCGTTCATGGTAGGTTTTTTACAAGTCGTTTTTGGGTTTTTTAAATTAGGTTTTTTAGTTAATTTTTTATCAAGACCTGTAATTAGCGGGTTTACATCTGCAGCGGCATTAATTATTGGTTTAAATCAATTAAAGCATTTATTTGGAGTTCAAATAATGCGAGATAATAAAATACAGACACTTGTTATAGAGGTTTTTAAGCATGTAAAAGAAATCAATTGGATCACTTTAGTTATTGGAATAAGCTCCATATTTATTTTGATTCTTTTAAAACGGTTGAAGTCTAAAGTCCCGGCCGCATTGGTAGTTGTAGTTTTAGGTATTTTATTGGTTCGTGTATTTCATTTAGAACAGTACGGAGTTCAAATATTGGGAGAAATACCAAAAGGCTTGCCTGATTTTATAGTCCCTAAATTTGAAAAAAATACACTGATTGATTTGTTTCCAATAGCCTTAACACTTTCTTTTATCGCTTTTTTAGAAGCAATATCTGTAGCTAAGGCAATTGAAATTAAACATACAGGTAATAAGGTAAAGCCAAATCAAGAATTGGTAGCAATCGGTTTAGGAAATATTGTAGGATCTTTTTTTCAAGCATATCCGTCTACAGGTGGCTTGGCAAGAACAGCTGTTAATAACCAAGCGGGAGCAAAAACACCTTTAGCTGCTATTATTTCAAGTTTAATTGTTGGTATAACATTGTTATTTTTAACACCCGTTTTTTTCTATTTACCTAAAGCAGTATTAGCTGGAATTATAATAGTTGCAGTATATAGTTTGTTAGATTTTTCAACACCAAAAGAATTGTTGAAATATTCTAAAATTGAATTGATAATTTTAATTACTACACTAATTATTACAGCAACAATTGGTATAAAAGAAGGTATATTTATAGGTGTTATGTTATCTTTAATAATGTTAATTTATAGAAGTACAAAACCACACTTTGCAGTATTAGGACAAGTGAAAGATACTACTTTTTATAGAAATGTAGATAGATTTGAAGGACTTTTAAATACTACAGAGGATGTGTTAATTGTAAGGTTTGATGCACAGTTGTATTTTGCAAACATTTCATTTTTTAAAGATAAATTAGAAGAATTTGTATTCGAAAAAGGGTCTAAACTAAAACTGATAATTATTGATGGAGAAAGTATAAATAGCATTGATAGTTCTGGTGTTTTTATGTTGAAAGAACTCATAAATAAATATAAAAACAGAGGAATAGATATCGATTTTAGTGGTATGAAAGGTCCTGTTAGAGATGTTTTAGATAAAAGTGGTGTTATAGAAAAGATTGACTATTCAAACTGTTTTATGAGTATTCAACAAGCAGTAGATGCTTTTGAAGATCGAAAAATTAATAAACAAATAGAGCGTAAATATTTTGAATACATTAAACAAACAAATCGTTAA
- a CDS encoding M13 family metallopeptidase, with protein sequence MKNKLKNIMLYFSIIALSLVFSCKEEPQTKVEKIPGIIVENMDTSVKPNDDFFRYVNGSWLDKAEIPADRTSWGSFNELRKKTDEDVLTILNEAIAENKFPKLKDAQGNLTLESDQKKAVNFYESIMDTVTRDKQGIAPVLPFLNKIEALNNINDLQNLLTELAPYGYGGFFGFSVFNDLKDSKMNAGYVSPAGLGLSRDYYVDQDEDTKEKRIKYIAHIAKMLQYFGDTEEMAKTNAQKIFDYEYNLAEPRFTKEESRDTRKLYNPKTIEELTALTPSINWNSYFKNLGINSLERVIVMQPKYMKAVENIISSSSIENIKLYLRWTTIDRAASLLNEELENANWEFYSKELTGAKQQRPRNERALSTLNGSIGEALGKLYVDAKFPPEAKAKAEEMIKNVMLGFEKRINALEWMSPETKIKAIEKLDKMTVKIAYPDKWKDYSELDVKAIEDGGSYFENSINIAKWNFTKNMNKLGKEVDRTEWGMAPQIVNAYFNPVNNEIVFPAAILQPPFYNYQADEAVNYGGIGAVIGHEISHCFDDSGARFDADGNLNNWWTEQDLEQFTALGKKLIDQFSAVVAIDDVNLNGEFTLGENIGDLGGINAAFDGLQIFYEKNGKPAAIDGFTPEQRFYMSWATIWRTIMRDEAMKNLIKTDPHSPGMYRAYMPLQNVDAFYEAFNIVEGDKMYLKPEDRVKIW encoded by the coding sequence ATGAAAAACAAACTCAAAAACATAATGTTATATTTTTCAATAATAGCATTATCACTCGTTTTTTCTTGTAAAGAAGAACCACAAACCAAAGTAGAAAAAATACCTGGTATTATTGTTGAAAACATGGACACTTCAGTAAAACCAAACGACGATTTTTTTAGATATGTTAATGGAAGCTGGTTAGATAAAGCTGAAATTCCAGCAGACAGAACCTCTTGGGGTAGCTTTAACGAATTAAGAAAAAAAACCGATGAAGATGTTCTAACAATTTTAAATGAAGCAATTGCTGAAAACAAATTTCCAAAATTAAAAGATGCTCAAGGAAATTTAACTTTAGAATCTGATCAAAAAAAGGCCGTAAACTTTTACGAATCTATTATGGATACTGTAACTAGAGATAAACAAGGTATTGCTCCAGTATTACCCTTTTTAAATAAAATTGAGGCTTTAAATAACATAAACGATTTACAAAATTTACTTACCGAATTAGCTCCTTATGGTTATGGTGGATTTTTTGGATTTTCTGTATTTAACGATTTAAAAGATAGTAAAATGAATGCTGGATATGTTTCTCCTGCAGGCTTAGGGCTATCTCGTGACTATTACGTAGATCAAGATGAAGACACCAAAGAAAAACGAATAAAATACATAGCACATATTGCAAAAATGCTACAATATTTTGGCGATACTGAAGAAATGGCTAAAACAAATGCTCAAAAAATATTTGACTATGAGTATAATTTAGCAGAACCAAGGTTTACGAAAGAAGAATCTAGAGATACTCGAAAACTTTACAACCCAAAAACTATTGAAGAACTTACTGCTTTAACTCCCTCAATAAATTGGAACTCTTACTTTAAAAATTTAGGAATTAACTCTCTTGAACGTGTAATTGTAATGCAACCAAAATATATGAAAGCTGTTGAAAATATAATCTCTTCAAGCTCTATTGAAAACATTAAATTGTATTTACGCTGGACAACCATAGATAGAGCTGCTAGTTTATTAAATGAAGAATTAGAAAATGCAAACTGGGAATTTTACAGCAAAGAATTAACCGGTGCAAAACAACAAAGACCAAGAAACGAAAGAGCTTTATCAACACTAAACGGTTCTATTGGTGAAGCATTGGGTAAATTATATGTTGATGCAAAATTTCCACCTGAAGCAAAAGCTAAAGCTGAGGAAATGATTAAAAATGTTATGCTAGGTTTCGAAAAAAGAATTAATGCTTTAGAATGGATGAGCCCTGAAACCAAAATAAAAGCTATAGAAAAATTAGATAAAATGACTGTTAAAATAGCATATCCAGATAAATGGAAAGATTATTCTGAATTGGATGTAAAAGCTATTGAAGACGGAGGTTCTTACTTTGAAAACTCTATAAATATTGCAAAATGGAACTTCACAAAAAACATGAATAAACTTGGAAAAGAAGTTGACAGAACCGAATGGGGAATGGCACCACAAATTGTAAATGCATATTTTAATCCTGTAAATAATGAAATTGTTTTTCCTGCAGCAATTCTACAACCACCTTTCTACAATTATCAAGCAGATGAAGCTGTTAATTATGGAGGAATTGGAGCTGTTATTGGTCACGAAATATCACATTGTTTTGACGATTCTGGTGCAAGATTCGATGCAGACGGTAACTTAAACAATTGGTGGACTGAACAAGATTTAGAACAATTTACAGCATTAGGTAAAAAATTAATAGACCAATTCAGTGCTGTAGTAGCTATAGATGATGTAAATTTAAATGGAGAGTTTACATTAGGTGAAAATATTGGCGATTTAGGTGGTATTAATGCTGCTTTTGATGGTTTACAAATCTTCTACGAGAAAAATGGAAAACCTGCAGCTATTGATGGATTTACACCTGAACAACGTTTTTATATGTCTTGGGCTACTATTTGGAGAACTATTATGAGAGATGAGGCTATGAAAAATTTAATTAAAACAGATCCACATTCACCAGGAATGTATAGAGCTTATATGCCACTGCAAAATGTAGATGCATTTTACGAAGCATTTAATATTGTTGAAGGAGATAAAATGTATTTAAAACCAGAAGATAGAGTTAAAATCTGGTAA
- a CDS encoding Tll0287-like domain-containing protein: MKKILIFTMLISLFSCNSELSEKEKLEYTAKGKEIAKATFDALSTQLMAKMKAGGPAEAVPFCNLKAAPITKQLSEKYDVVVKRASDKLRSCDNEPSERELEIINNYKNLLEQGKELQPIVELDSTNAKHFYAPIIVKANCLVCHGKVNETMTAKTDSIIKLTYPFDIATGYNEGDVRGVWSIAFNK; the protein is encoded by the coding sequence ATGAAAAAAATTCTAATTTTTACAATGCTAATCAGTCTTTTTTCTTGTAATTCTGAACTTTCAGAAAAAGAAAAATTAGAATATACTGCTAAAGGAAAAGAAATAGCAAAAGCTACTTTTGATGCTTTAAGCACTCAGTTAATGGCTAAAATGAAAGCAGGTGGTCCAGCAGAAGCTGTTCCTTTTTGTAATCTTAAAGCAGCTCCAATAACAAAGCAATTGTCTGAAAAATATGATGTAGTAGTTAAAAGAGCTTCAGATAAATTAAGAAGCTGTGATAACGAACCTTCTGAACGAGAGTTAGAAATTATAAATAATTATAAAAATTTATTGGAACAAGGAAAAGAGTTACAACCAATAGTTGAGTTAGATTCAACAAATGCAAAACACTTTTATGCGCCAATAATTGTAAAAGCTAACTGTTTGGTTTGCCATGGTAAAGTAAACGAAACAATGACCGCCAAAACAGATTCAATTATAAAATTAACCTACCCTTTTGATATTGCAACTGGTTATAATGAAGGAGATGTAAGAGGGGTTTGGAGTATAGCATTTAATAAATAA
- a CDS encoding NAD(P)/FAD-dependent oxidoreductase: MAKVVVLGAGISGHTAVSYLSRHLKKDHEVVMVSPNSNYQWVPSNIWVGVGLMTPDQVKFKLAPVYKKMGVNYKQALAVSIHPEGDTEQKQGFVTIKYVSEDKKDTIEKVSYDYLINATGPKLNFEGTEGLGPKYFTESVCTYDHASHAWTKLQSALEKMENGEKQTFLIGTGHPLATCQGAAFEYVLNIAFEIKKRKLLHLAEMIWITNEYELGDFGMGGAYIKRNGYVTPTKIFAESILKEYGIRWIKRAGVQKIEKGVAHYENLEGEHKTVNFDFAMLIPGFSGAGMKAFNKNNEDISAEVFAANGMMKVDADYTPKPYEEWKAEDWPLTYQSVKYDNVYAAGIAFAPPHGMSKPMQSPNGTKIFPTPPRTGMPSGVIGKIVAQNIIHAIKTGKIEHKHKASMASMGAACIVSAGYGISKGQAAVMTVNPIVPDWEKYPKWGRNINDTVGVVGTAGHWMKLFMHYMFIYKAKAKPFWWLIPE; encoded by the coding sequence ATGGCAAAAGTAGTTGTTTTAGGCGCTGGAATTTCTGGTCATACAGCGGTTTCTTATTTAAGTAGACACTTAAAAAAAGATCACGAAGTTGTAATGGTTTCACCTAACAGTAATTATCAATGGGTTCCATCAAATATTTGGGTTGGAGTTGGTTTAATGACACCAGATCAAGTAAAGTTTAAGTTAGCACCTGTTTATAAAAAAATGGGAGTAAATTATAAACAAGCATTGGCTGTTTCTATTCATCCTGAAGGAGATACAGAGCAAAAGCAAGGTTTTGTCACTATTAAATATGTTTCTGAAGATAAAAAAGATACTATAGAAAAAGTTTCATATGATTATTTAATTAATGCTACAGGTCCAAAACTTAATTTTGAAGGAACTGAAGGTTTAGGTCCAAAATATTTTACAGAATCTGTATGTACTTATGACCATGCTTCTCACGCTTGGACAAAGCTTCAAAGTGCTTTAGAAAAGATGGAAAATGGAGAAAAACAAACCTTTTTAATAGGTACTGGACATCCATTGGCAACTTGTCAAGGAGCTGCTTTTGAGTATGTATTAAATATAGCCTTCGAAATTAAAAAAAGAAAGCTATTGCATTTGGCTGAGATGATTTGGATTACTAATGAATATGAATTAGGTGATTTTGGAATGGGAGGAGCCTATATTAAAAGAAATGGTTATGTAACTCCAACAAAAATATTTGCTGAATCAATTTTAAAAGAATACGGTATTCGTTGGATTAAAAGAGCAGGTGTTCAAAAAATAGAAAAAGGAGTTGCACATTACGAGAATTTAGAAGGAGAACATAAAACAGTTAATTTTGATTTTGCAATGTTAATTCCTGGTTTTTCAGGTGCAGGAATGAAAGCTTTTAATAAAAATAATGAAGATATTAGCGCGGAAGTTTTTGCAGCAAATGGAATGATGAAAGTAGATGCAGATTATACACCAAAACCATACGAAGAATGGAAAGCCGAAGATTGGCCTTTAACGTATCAAAGTGTAAAATACGATAATGTGTATGCAGCTGGTATTGCATTTGCTCCACCACACGGTATGTCTAAACCAATGCAAAGCCCTAATGGAACAAAAATATTTCCAACGCCACCAAGAACAGGAATGCCATCGGGTGTAATTGGTAAAATTGTTGCCCAAAATATAATACATGCTATAAAAACAGGTAAAATAGAACACAAACATAAAGCATCTATGGCTAGTATGGGAGCTGCTTGTATAGTTTCTGCAGGATATGGAATTTCAAAAGGACAAGCTGCAGTTATGACAGTAAATCCAATAGTGCCAGATTGGGAAAAATACCCAAAATGGGGACGAAATATTAACGATACTGTTGGAGTTGTTGGTACCGCAGGACATTGGATGAAGTTATTTATGCATTATATGTTTATTTATAAAGCAAAAGCGAAACCATTTTGGTGGTTAATACCTGAATAA
- a CDS encoding MBL fold metallo-hydrolase yields MKVEQLFTGCLAEMAYYIHSNGEVAIIDPLRETEPYIEMAKADGAKIKYVFLTHFHADFVSGQVDLAKKTGANIVFGPNANPNYDIHQGKDGEQFKIGDLKLQLLHTPGHTMESSSYLLIDEKGEKPYVFTGDCLFIGDVGRPDLAVKSDLTQEDLAGHLFDSLRNKIMTLPDDIIVYPNHGAGSACGKNMSSETFDTLGNQKKTNYALRADMTKEEFIKEVTTGLAPPPQYFGNNVRMNKGVNTSIDTILHKGTTPIDADSFKELSEQKDILVIDTRNITVFTEEGTVPGAWFIGVDGSFAPWVGALVTDINQKIIFIAEEGREQEVVTRFSRVGYDNTLGFLRGGMHSWKAAGHKVDKVASISAIQFANMLKDGAMEMPLDVRKKSEYLSEHVVGIENFPLDTIHSNFAELNPNKKYYLHCAGGYRSLIAASILKANGISNVTDVRGGFKDIKETGVELTDYVCPTTLL; encoded by the coding sequence ATGAAAGTAGAACAATTATTTACGGGCTGCTTAGCTGAGATGGCTTATTATATTCATTCAAATGGTGAAGTAGCAATTATTGATCCTTTAAGAGAAACTGAGCCTTATATAGAAATGGCAAAAGCCGATGGAGCTAAAATTAAATATGTGTTTTTAACGCACTTTCATGCCGATTTTGTTTCTGGTCAAGTTGATTTAGCAAAAAAAACTGGAGCTAATATAGTCTTTGGCCCAAATGCAAATCCTAATTACGACATTCATCAAGGTAAAGATGGTGAGCAATTTAAAATTGGGGATTTAAAATTGCAATTATTACATACCCCTGGACATACTATGGAGTCTTCATCTTATTTGTTAATTGATGAAAAAGGAGAAAAACCATATGTTTTTACAGGTGATTGTTTATTTATAGGTGATGTTGGTCGTCCAGATTTAGCCGTAAAATCAGATTTAACACAAGAAGATTTAGCAGGGCATTTATTTGATTCACTTCGTAATAAAATAATGACCTTACCAGATGATATTATAGTATATCCAAATCACGGTGCAGGTTCTGCCTGTGGAAAAAATATGAGTTCAGAAACTTTTGATACTCTTGGAAATCAAAAGAAAACTAATTATGCTTTGCGTGCAGATATGACCAAAGAAGAATTTATAAAAGAAGTTACTACAGGTTTAGCGCCACCGCCACAATATTTTGGGAATAATGTAAGAATGAATAAAGGTGTGAATACAAGTATTGATACAATTCTTCATAAAGGAACAACACCAATAGATGCAGATTCATTTAAAGAATTGAGCGAACAAAAGGATATTTTGGTAATTGATACTAGAAATATTACAGTTTTTACTGAAGAAGGTACAGTGCCTGGAGCTTGGTTTATTGGAGTTGATGGTAGTTTTGCACCATGGGTAGGGGCTTTGGTAACAGACATTAATCAAAAAATAATTTTTATTGCTGAAGAAGGTAGAGAACAAGAAGTTGTTACACGTTTTTCACGTGTAGGTTATGATAATACTTTAGGGTTTTTACGTGGAGGTATGCATTCTTGGAAAGCCGCAGGACATAAGGTTGATAAAGTAGCGTCTATTTCAGCAATTCAATTTGCAAATATGTTGAAGGATGGTGCTATGGAAATGCCTTTAGATGTTAGAAAAAAATCCGAATATTTATCGGAACACGTTGTTGGAATTGAGAACTTTCCGTTAGATACAATTCATTCTAACTTTGCAGAATTAAATCCAAATAAAAAATACTATTTACACTGTGCAGGTGGTTATCGCTCTTTAATAGCAGCTTCCATTCTAAAAGCAAATGGTATAAGTAATGTTACCGATGTAAGAGGTGGATTTAAAGATATTAAGGAAACGGGTGTTGAATTAACAGATTATGTGTGTCCAACAACCTTATTATAA
- a CDS encoding rhodanese-like domain-containing protein yields the protein MKLFKISLTVLVTIFLISCNNKQPSKTETKAGKIEVVTPADFKEKSENQIIIDVRTPGEFAQGHIKGARNINLFDKNFIEQFADLDKSTPLYIYCRSGSRTSKASKKLAEIGFENIYDLHGGIINWHKNNFPIIK from the coding sequence ATGAAGTTATTTAAAATATCACTTACAGTTTTAGTTACAATTTTTTTAATAAGCTGTAATAATAAACAACCTTCAAAAACAGAGACAAAGGCAGGTAAAATAGAAGTTGTTACTCCTGCTGATTTTAAAGAAAAATCAGAAAATCAAATAATAATTGATGTAAGAACACCAGGTGAATTTGCTCAAGGACATATTAAAGGAGCAAGAAATATAAATTTATTCGATAAAAATTTTATAGAACAATTTGCTGATTTAGATAAAAGTACACCGCTATATATTTACTGTAGATCGGGTTCTAGAACCTCAAAAGCGAGTAAGAAATTAGCTGAAATTGGTTTTGAAAATATTTATGATTTACATGGAGGAATTATCAACTGGCATAAAAATAATTTTCCAATTATAAAATAA
- a CDS encoding nucleoside triphosphate pyrophosphohydrolase family protein — MKNKLKAVQEFHEAFGLGINQKPTAKLPESKLKLRFDLMAEENEEYLEAAKKNDLVEVADALGDMLYILCGTILEHGMQHKIEEVFNEIQLSNMSKIGANGKPIYREDGKVLKGPNYFKPNISKVLKK; from the coding sequence ATGAAAAACAAATTAAAAGCAGTACAAGAGTTTCACGAAGCATTTGGCTTAGGCATTAACCAAAAACCAACAGCAAAATTACCAGAAAGTAAATTAAAATTACGGTTCGATTTAATGGCCGAAGAAAATGAAGAATATTTAGAAGCTGCAAAAAAAAACGACCTTGTAGAAGTTGCTGATGCATTAGGCGATATGTTGTACATTTTGTGTGGTACAATTTTAGAACACGGAATGCAGCATAAAATTGAAGAAGTTTTTAATGAAATTCAACTTAGCAATATGAGTAAAATAGGTGCAAATGGAAAACCAATTTATCGTGAAGATGGAAAAGTATTAAAAGGCCCAAATTATTTTAAGCCAAACATAAGTAAAGTGTTAAAAAAATAA
- the ruvB gene encoding Holliday junction branch migration DNA helicase RuvB: MNENLNPENTDYSREELDVEKKLRPLSFNDFTGQEQVLENLKIFVEAANLRGEALDHTLFHGPPGLGKTTLAHILANELNAGLKITSGPVLDKPGDLAGLLTNLSERDVLFIDEIHRLSPIVEEYLYSAMEDYRIDIMIESGPNARTVQIDLEPFTLIGATTRSGLLTAPMRARFGISSRLQYYNKELLTTIIQRSAKILKMPIAMEAAIEIAGRSRGTPRIANALLRRVRDFAQIKGNGTITIEIAKFALNALNVDAYGLDEMDNKILITIIDKFKGGPVGISTLATAVGENSETIEEVYEPFLIQEGFIMRTPRGREVTHLAYKHLGRTKGDSQAELF, from the coding sequence ATGAACGAAAACTTAAATCCTGAGAACACAGATTATTCGCGAGAGGAATTAGATGTTGAAAAAAAATTAAGACCGCTAAGTTTTAATGATTTTACAGGGCAGGAGCAAGTTTTAGAAAATCTTAAAATATTTGTTGAAGCTGCCAATTTAAGAGGTGAAGCTTTAGATCATACCTTGTTTCACGGACCTCCAGGGTTAGGTAAAACTACGTTGGCTCATATTTTAGCAAATGAACTTAATGCAGGGTTAAAGATAACTTCAGGTCCAGTGTTAGATAAACCTGGAGATTTAGCGGGTTTGCTAACAAATTTAAGTGAAAGAGATGTATTATTTATAGATGAGATACATAGATTAAGTCCAATTGTAGAAGAATATTTATATTCGGCAATGGAAGATTATCGTATCGATATTATGATAGAATCTGGACCTAATGCAAGAACAGTTCAAATAGATTTAGAACCTTTTACCTTAATTGGAGCAACAACACGCTCTGGGTTACTAACAGCTCCAATGCGTGCTCGTTTTGGTATTAGTAGCAGGTTACAATATTATAATAAAGAATTATTGACCACAATAATTCAAAGAAGTGCTAAAATTTTAAAAATGCCTATAGCTATGGAGGCTGCTATTGAAATTGCAGGTAGAAGTAGAGGTACACCTAGAATTGCAAATGCATTGTTAAGAAGGGTGCGCGATTTTGCACAAATTAAAGGGAACGGTACCATTACTATTGAAATTGCTAAATTTGCTTTAAATGCATTAAATGTAGATGCATACGGACTAGATGAAATGGATAATAAAATTTTAATAACTATTATTGATAAATTTAAAGGTGGCCCCGTAGGAATTAGTACGTTAGCAACTGCTGTAGGTGAAAATTCAGAAACAATTGAAGAAGTTTATGAACCGTTTTTAATACAAGAAGGTTTTATTATGAGAACTCCAAGAGGTAGAGAAGTAACCCATTTAGCTTATAAGCATTTAGGAAGAACTAAAGGAGATTCGCAAGCAGAACTATTTTAA
- a CDS encoding SulP family inorganic anion transporter codes for MSLHKIFPFLTWIPLAKKTWKDDLIAGITGTIIVVPQAVAFAMIAGLPPIYGFYTAMIAPIIAALFGSSYHLISGPTTTGSIVVFAIISKFVTPETDLQAFISLTILLSFMAGVIKLLMGLVNMGKLVNFVSYTVVIGFSAGAGILIAFKQLKHVFGINVPQGSSFYEIISHIFLHIKETNVYVLGVALTTLLLALLIRRLKYISKLNMLIAMVLGSVLAVLLGGDAFGIETIGNVPSNLPPFKIPDFNFEDMRMLTSGAITLALIGLVEAVSISRVIAMSSHQKLNNNQEFVSQGLTNIISSFFSSYVSSGSFSRSGVNYQAGAKTPLAAIFSAVGLLLVVLFFASYASYLAKPAMGGIILLVGYNLIDFKRIKQIVKSSKREFIVLAVTLLGTLFLELETALFLGILISLFFYLEKTSKPNIAVVGKNKDNKFINIIRDKTTKESPQIKMIRIDGSIYFGAVDGISKYFTDLYDKNEQKHLLIMANGINFIDIAGAEWLSQEALKWQNRGGGIYFVGLKLISQDVLRKGGFKKLINEENFFKDKNTAIATIYKKLDKQICANCNVKIFEECRLKV; via the coding sequence ATGAGTTTACATAAAATATTTCCTTTTTTAACCTGGATTCCTCTAGCTAAAAAAACATGGAAAGATGATTTAATTGCTGGAATTACAGGTACTATTATTGTGGTTCCACAAGCAGTTGCGTTTGCCATGATTGCTGGTTTACCACCAATTTATGGTTTTTATACAGCTATGATAGCACCAATAATAGCTGCTTTATTTGGGTCATCATATCATTTAATTTCTGGACCAACAACTACAGGTTCCATTGTAGTTTTTGCAATTATAAGTAAGTTTGTAACACCTGAAACAGATTTACAAGCATTTATTTCTTTAACAATATTATTGTCATTTATGGCAGGTGTTATTAAGTTATTAATGGGCTTGGTTAATATGGGCAAATTAGTAAATTTTGTTTCTTATACTGTTGTTATTGGGTTTTCTGCTGGTGCAGGAATATTAATTGCATTTAAACAATTAAAACATGTATTTGGTATAAATGTACCACAAGGAAGTTCTTTTTATGAAATTATTTCTCATATATTTTTACATATTAAAGAAACAAACGTCTATGTTTTAGGAGTTGCTTTAACAACGCTTTTATTGGCACTTTTAATAAGACGATTAAAATATATTTCTAAATTAAATATGCTAATTGCAATGGTTTTAGGAAGTGTTTTAGCGGTTTTATTAGGTGGAGATGCTTTTGGTATAGAAACAATAGGAAATGTTCCTTCTAATTTACCACCTTTTAAAATTCCCGATTTTAATTTTGAAGATATGAGAATGCTAACTTCAGGAGCAATTACATTGGCTTTAATTGGTTTGGTAGAAGCAGTTTCAATATCTCGGGTAATTGCAATGAGCTCTCATCAAAAATTAAATAATAATCAAGAGTTTGTTAGTCAGGGATTAACAAATATTATTTCTAGTTTCTTTTCATCTTATGTAAGTTCTGGTTCTTTTTCGCGTTCTGGAGTAAATTATCAAGCGGGAGCAAAAACACCATTAGCAGCAATTTTTTCGGCAGTTGGACTATTATTGGTTGTCTTGTTTTTTGCAAGCTATGCTTCGTATTTAGCAAAACCTGCAATGGGTGGTATTATTTTATTAGTGGGTTATAATTTAATAGATTTTAAAAGAATTAAACAAATTGTAAAAAGTAGTAAACGAGAGTTTATTGTGTTGGCAGTAACGTTGTTAGGTACTCTGTTTTTAGAGTTAGAAACAGCATTGTTTTTAGGAATACTTATTTCTTTGTTCTTTTATTTAGAAAAAACTTCAAAACCAAATATAGCAGTTGTTGGAAAAAATAAAGACAATAAATTTATCAATATAATTAGAGATAAAACAACAAAGGAAAGCCCACAAATAAAAATGATTAGAATTGACGGTTCAATTTATTTTGGAGCTGTAGATGGTATTTCTAAATATTTTACAGACTTGTATGATAAAAATGAACAGAAACACTTGTTAATTATGGCCAATGGTATTAACTTTATAGATATTGCTGGAGCAGAATGGTTATCTCAAGAGGCTTTAAAATGGCAAAATAGAGGTGGAGGTATCTATTTTGTAGGGTTAAAATTAATTAGTCAAGATGTACTTAGAAAAGGAGGCTTTAAAAAATTAATTAATGAAGAAAACTTTTTTAAAGATAAAAATACAGCAATTGCTACCATATATAAAAAATTAGATAAACAAATTTGTGCTAATTGTAATGTTAAAATATTTGAAGAGTGTAGGTTAAAAGTTTAA